The following coding sequences are from one Sardina pilchardus chromosome 16, fSarPil1.1, whole genome shotgun sequence window:
- the LOC134060242 gene encoding C-type lectin domain family 4 member F-like isoform X1, which translates to MDIDTLYSNVNLKAKKKSKSAFGGDDDSDDIDYTLIDFTNSGNKQRRPNAVDSEAVTYAAVKTPQPGVSREPVCRDGTESDDVIYYKITQPNRDGLFSQSSAQHNEPLPTQSGHTPAAFMAHSDPFPMTMMTPVRETQQRFFQRPTFLLFLCLLFFTLTLILGVLYSLEENAHADTMAKYESLQSVHRAVQNKYSQSARDLSELREEKKSIQSQLIDVKNSLQIERDKSNNLSLEKDTRETQFTKALESLKNLNNTHGRLSTEKLSLEIRLSDVNRNLETEKSRNKQLTREKQEKENELSNLENQKTNAEKLRDQYNTSLSDTQKKLDEQKISNAFLSHIKDSIEVELKEYLKYLKTGVVEQNKMLNSALQDLEMGCAIGWRNFTEKCYFFSTENETWIKSRDTCQARGGHLVIIDSDKERTFLKDTAPGNSKTFYWIGLTDAEKEGTWRWVDNKVLAGRHWTSDEPDNWTDDNKRPEGEDCARANAKEGLWMDAFCDGKLQYICEATAAVKP; encoded by the exons GATGACAGTGatgatattgattacactttaaTTGACTTCACCAACTCAGGGAACAAGCAGAGAAGACCAAATG CTGTGGACAGTGAGGCTGTCACATACGCTGCAGTAAAAACCCCCCAACCAGGTGTCAGCAGAGAGCCGGTCTGCAGAGATG GGACGGAGAGTGATGATGTCATCTACTACAAGATCACCCAGCCAAATAGAG atGGCCTTTTTAGCCAGtcttcagcacagcacaatgaACCGCTGCCAACACAGAGTGGACATACACCTGCGGCCTTCATGGCTCACAGTGACCCTTTCCCCATGACGATGATGACCCCTGTGAGGGAGACCCAGCAGAGGTTCTTTCAGAGGCCCACGTTCCTGCTGTTTCTGTGCCTTCTCTTTTTCACACTGACCCTAATTCTGGGAGTGCTGT ATTCATTGGAGGAAAATGCCCATGCAG ATACCATGGCCAAATATGAATCTCTCCAGTCTGTGCACAGGGCAGTCCAGAACAAATACTCCCAGAGTGCTAGAGATCTGTCAG AgctcagagaagagaagaaatccATTCAAAGTCAACTTATTG ATGTAAAAAACAGTTTGCAAATAGAGAGGGACAAAAGCAACAATCTTTCTTTGGAAAAAGACACAAGAGAGACGCAATTTACAA AGGCTCTCGAGAGTCTGAAGAATCTCAACAACACCCATGGAAGACTGTCTACAGAGAAACTAAGCTTGGAGATACGGCTCAGTG ATGTGAACAGGAACTTGGAAACAGAGAAGAGTAGAAACAAACAGCTTACAcgtgaaaaacaagaaaaagagaatgaaCTCTCAA ACTTGGAGAACCAAAAGACTAATGCAGAGAAATTGAGAGATCAATATAATACTTCACTCTCTG acacacagaagAAACTCGATGAGCAGAAGATAAGCAAtgcttttctctcacacatcaAGGACAGTATTGAGGTAGAGCTGAAAG AATATCTCAAATATCTCAAAACCGGAGTTGTTGAACAAAATAAGATGCTGAACAGCGCACTACAAG ATTTAGAGATGGGCTGTGCCATTGGATGGAGAAACTTCACAGAAAAGTGCTACTTCTTCTCCACTGAAAATGAGACCTGGATTAAGAGCAGAGATACCTGCCAGGCCAGGGGGGGACATTTGGTTATCATAGACTCAGATAAAGAAAGG ACGTTTCTTAAAGACACAGCACCAGGAAATTCTAAGACCTTCTACTGGATTGGACTAACTGACGCAGAAAAGGAGGGGACATGGCGCTGGGTGGACAACAAAGTCCTTGCAGGACG GCACTGGACTTCAGATGAACCTGATAACTGGACAGACGATAATAAGAGACCCGAGGGAGAGGACTGTGCCAGAGCAAATGCAAAGGAAGGACTGTGGATGGATGCATTCTGTGATGGGAAGCTTCAATATATCTGTGAAGCTACAGCTGCTGTGAAGCCATGA
- the LOC134060242 gene encoding low affinity immunoglobulin epsilon Fc receptor-like isoform X3 produces the protein MDIDTLYSNVNLKAKKKSKSAFGGDDDSDDIDYTLIDFTNSGNKQRRPNAVDSEAVTYAAVKTPQPGVSREPVCRDGTESDDVIYYKITQPNRDGLFSQSSAQHNEPLPTQSGHTPAAFMAHSDPFPMTMMTPVRETQQRFFQRPTFLLFLCLLFFTLTLILGVLYSLEENAHAELREEKKSIQSQLIDVKNSLQIERDKSNNLSLEKDTRETQFTKALESLKNLNNTHGRLSTEKLSLEIRLSDVNRNLETEKSRNKQLTREKQEKENELSNLENQKTNAEKLRDQYNTSLSDTQKKLDEQKISNAFLSHIKDSIEVELKEYLKYLKTGVVEQNKMLNSALQDLEMGCAIGWRNFTEKCYFFSTENETWIKSRDTCQARGGHLVIIDSDKERTFLKDTAPGNSKTFYWIGLTDAEKEGTWRWVDNKVLAGRHWTSDEPDNWTDDNKRPEGEDCARANAKEGLWMDAFCDGKLQYICEATAAVKP, from the exons GATGACAGTGatgatattgattacactttaaTTGACTTCACCAACTCAGGGAACAAGCAGAGAAGACCAAATG CTGTGGACAGTGAGGCTGTCACATACGCTGCAGTAAAAACCCCCCAACCAGGTGTCAGCAGAGAGCCGGTCTGCAGAGATG GGACGGAGAGTGATGATGTCATCTACTACAAGATCACCCAGCCAAATAGAG atGGCCTTTTTAGCCAGtcttcagcacagcacaatgaACCGCTGCCAACACAGAGTGGACATACACCTGCGGCCTTCATGGCTCACAGTGACCCTTTCCCCATGACGATGATGACCCCTGTGAGGGAGACCCAGCAGAGGTTCTTTCAGAGGCCCACGTTCCTGCTGTTTCTGTGCCTTCTCTTTTTCACACTGACCCTAATTCTGGGAGTGCTGT ATTCATTGGAGGAAAATGCCCATGCAG AgctcagagaagagaagaaatccATTCAAAGTCAACTTATTG ATGTAAAAAACAGTTTGCAAATAGAGAGGGACAAAAGCAACAATCTTTCTTTGGAAAAAGACACAAGAGAGACGCAATTTACAA AGGCTCTCGAGAGTCTGAAGAATCTCAACAACACCCATGGAAGACTGTCTACAGAGAAACTAAGCTTGGAGATACGGCTCAGTG ATGTGAACAGGAACTTGGAAACAGAGAAGAGTAGAAACAAACAGCTTACAcgtgaaaaacaagaaaaagagaatgaaCTCTCAA ACTTGGAGAACCAAAAGACTAATGCAGAGAAATTGAGAGATCAATATAATACTTCACTCTCTG acacacagaagAAACTCGATGAGCAGAAGATAAGCAAtgcttttctctcacacatcaAGGACAGTATTGAGGTAGAGCTGAAAG AATATCTCAAATATCTCAAAACCGGAGTTGTTGAACAAAATAAGATGCTGAACAGCGCACTACAAG ATTTAGAGATGGGCTGTGCCATTGGATGGAGAAACTTCACAGAAAAGTGCTACTTCTTCTCCACTGAAAATGAGACCTGGATTAAGAGCAGAGATACCTGCCAGGCCAGGGGGGGACATTTGGTTATCATAGACTCAGATAAAGAAAGG ACGTTTCTTAAAGACACAGCACCAGGAAATTCTAAGACCTTCTACTGGATTGGACTAACTGACGCAGAAAAGGAGGGGACATGGCGCTGGGTGGACAACAAAGTCCTTGCAGGACG GCACTGGACTTCAGATGAACCTGATAACTGGACAGACGATAATAAGAGACCCGAGGGAGAGGACTGTGCCAGAGCAAATGCAAAGGAAGGACTGTGGATGGATGCATTCTGTGATGGGAAGCTTCAATATATCTGTGAAGCTACAGCTGCTGTGAAGCCATGA
- the LOC134060242 gene encoding C-type lectin domain family 4 member K-like isoform X2: protein MDIDTLYSNVNLKAKKKSKSAFGGDDDSDDIDYTLIDFTNSGNKQRRPNAVDSEAVTYAAVKTPQPGVSREPVCRDGTESDDVIYYKITQPNRDGLFSQSSAQHNEPLPTQSGHTPAAFMAHSDPFPMTMMTPVRETQQRFFQRPTFLLFLCLLFFTLTLILGVLYSLEENAHADTMAKYESLQSVHRAVQNKYSQSARDLSELREEKKSIQSQLIDVKNSLQIERDKSNNLSLEKDTRETQFTKALESLKNLNNTHGRLSTEKLSLEIRLSDVNRNLETEKSRNKQLTREKQEKENELSNLENQKTNAEKLRDQYNTSLSDTQKKLDEQKISNAFLSHIKDSIEVELKDLEMGCAIGWRNFTEKCYFFSTENETWIKSRDTCQARGGHLVIIDSDKERTFLKDTAPGNSKTFYWIGLTDAEKEGTWRWVDNKVLAGRHWTSDEPDNWTDDNKRPEGEDCARANAKEGLWMDAFCDGKLQYICEATAAVKP, encoded by the exons GATGACAGTGatgatattgattacactttaaTTGACTTCACCAACTCAGGGAACAAGCAGAGAAGACCAAATG CTGTGGACAGTGAGGCTGTCACATACGCTGCAGTAAAAACCCCCCAACCAGGTGTCAGCAGAGAGCCGGTCTGCAGAGATG GGACGGAGAGTGATGATGTCATCTACTACAAGATCACCCAGCCAAATAGAG atGGCCTTTTTAGCCAGtcttcagcacagcacaatgaACCGCTGCCAACACAGAGTGGACATACACCTGCGGCCTTCATGGCTCACAGTGACCCTTTCCCCATGACGATGATGACCCCTGTGAGGGAGACCCAGCAGAGGTTCTTTCAGAGGCCCACGTTCCTGCTGTTTCTGTGCCTTCTCTTTTTCACACTGACCCTAATTCTGGGAGTGCTGT ATTCATTGGAGGAAAATGCCCATGCAG ATACCATGGCCAAATATGAATCTCTCCAGTCTGTGCACAGGGCAGTCCAGAACAAATACTCCCAGAGTGCTAGAGATCTGTCAG AgctcagagaagagaagaaatccATTCAAAGTCAACTTATTG ATGTAAAAAACAGTTTGCAAATAGAGAGGGACAAAAGCAACAATCTTTCTTTGGAAAAAGACACAAGAGAGACGCAATTTACAA AGGCTCTCGAGAGTCTGAAGAATCTCAACAACACCCATGGAAGACTGTCTACAGAGAAACTAAGCTTGGAGATACGGCTCAGTG ATGTGAACAGGAACTTGGAAACAGAGAAGAGTAGAAACAAACAGCTTACAcgtgaaaaacaagaaaaagagaatgaaCTCTCAA ACTTGGAGAACCAAAAGACTAATGCAGAGAAATTGAGAGATCAATATAATACTTCACTCTCTG acacacagaagAAACTCGATGAGCAGAAGATAAGCAAtgcttttctctcacacatcaAGGACAGTATTGAGGTAGAGCTGAAAG ATTTAGAGATGGGCTGTGCCATTGGATGGAGAAACTTCACAGAAAAGTGCTACTTCTTCTCCACTGAAAATGAGACCTGGATTAAGAGCAGAGATACCTGCCAGGCCAGGGGGGGACATTTGGTTATCATAGACTCAGATAAAGAAAGG ACGTTTCTTAAAGACACAGCACCAGGAAATTCTAAGACCTTCTACTGGATTGGACTAACTGACGCAGAAAAGGAGGGGACATGGCGCTGGGTGGACAACAAAGTCCTTGCAGGACG GCACTGGACTTCAGATGAACCTGATAACTGGACAGACGATAATAAGAGACCCGAGGGAGAGGACTGTGCCAGAGCAAATGCAAAGGAAGGACTGTGGATGGATGCATTCTGTGATGGGAAGCTTCAATATATCTGTGAAGCTACAGCTGCTGTGAAGCCATGA